In the genome of Dickeya fangzhongdai, one region contains:
- the pth gene encoding aminoacyl-tRNA hydrolase codes for MSGIKLIVGLANPGAEYAATRHNAGAWYVDRLAEAYRQSLKEESKFFGYTARLTLAGKDVRLLVPTTFMNLSGKAVAAMATFYRIAPDEILVAHDELDLPPGVAKLKLGGGHGGHNGLKDIVSKLGNNPNFHRLRIGIGHPGDKNKVVGFVLGKPPTSEQALIDQAIDESLRCTDILMKEDMIKAMNRLHAFKAS; via the coding sequence GTGAGTGGCATCAAATTGATTGTAGGTCTGGCCAACCCCGGCGCCGAATACGCCGCCACCCGCCATAACGCCGGCGCCTGGTACGTTGACCGTCTGGCGGAAGCCTACCGGCAGTCGCTGAAAGAAGAGAGCAAGTTTTTCGGCTATACCGCGCGCCTGACGCTGGCAGGCAAGGATGTGCGCCTGCTGGTGCCCACCACGTTCATGAACCTGAGCGGCAAAGCGGTGGCGGCGATGGCGACCTTTTACCGTATCGCGCCGGATGAAATTCTGGTGGCGCATGATGAACTGGATCTGCCGCCCGGCGTCGCCAAACTGAAGCTCGGCGGCGGTCACGGCGGCCACAATGGGCTGAAGGATATCGTCAGCAAACTCGGCAACAACCCCAATTTTCATCGGTTGCGCATCGGCATCGGCCATCCGGGCGATAAAAACAAGGTGGTGGGATTTGTGCTGGGTAAGCCGCCCACCAGCGAACAGGCGCTGATCGATCAGGCGATTGACGAATCATTGCGCTGCACCGATATCCTGATGAAGGAAGACATGATCAAAGCCATGAACCGTCTGCACGCGTTCAAAGCGTCGTAA
- a CDS encoding type 1 glutamine amidotransferase domain-containing protein → MSLAKYFVRLIVAITAFTASTVAEAAQDTQKQEKILIVVSSLDKKTENLVGGFWFPELTHPVKVFDKAGLDFDIASPKGGLAPFDGFDLKDQASLDFWTNPRHRNKLGQTIKLSDIDPSKYSAILLVGGHGPMWDFVNNAELSRIVRAMYENNDIISAVCHGPAGLINVKLSNGENLIKGRRLTGFTAEEEVSRQYDKIVPFELESALEKGGARFEQAPIFENKVVVDGRLITGQNPASATALGEAVVKALQARTR, encoded by the coding sequence ATGTCACTTGCAAAGTATTTCGTTCGTCTCATCGTCGCAATTACCGCATTCACGGCTTCTACCGTTGCGGAGGCAGCTCAGGACACTCAAAAGCAAGAAAAAATACTCATCGTCGTTTCCAGTCTGGATAAGAAAACCGAGAATCTCGTCGGCGGGTTTTGGTTTCCAGAACTGACTCATCCGGTTAAGGTGTTTGATAAAGCGGGCCTTGATTTTGATATCGCCAGTCCCAAAGGCGGTTTGGCGCCTTTCGATGGTTTTGATTTGAAAGATCAGGCCAGTCTGGATTTCTGGACCAATCCTCGTCACCGAAACAAGCTGGGGCAAACGATTAAACTATCGGATATCGACCCATCAAAATATTCTGCGATTCTGCTTGTCGGCGGTCATGGCCCGATGTGGGATTTTGTAAATAACGCCGAACTTAGTCGCATTGTGCGGGCTATGTATGAAAATAACGACATTATTAGTGCCGTTTGTCATGGTCCCGCAGGGCTCATAAACGTGAAACTCAGCAACGGTGAAAACTTAATTAAAGGCCGTCGTCTCACGGGATTCACCGCTGAGGAAGAGGTTTCGCGTCAGTACGACAAGATCGTTCCATTTGAACTGGAAAGCGCTTTGGAAAAGGGCGGCGCCAGGTTTGAACAGGCCCCCATATTTGAGAACAAAGTCGTGGTGGATGGCCGCCTGATCACCGGACAAAATCCAGCTTCGGCAACGGCGCTGGGAGAAGCAGTGGTCAAGGCGTTACAAGCCAGGACACGGTAA
- the hemA gene encoding glutamyl-tRNA reductase, with amino-acid sequence MTLLALGINHKTAPVSLRERVAFSPDRQGQALHSLLQQPLVQGGVLLSTCNRTELYLSVDEQENRHEQLIAWLCDYHRLNPEEIRKNLYWHEGNAAVSHLMRVASGLDSLVLGEPQILGQVKKAFADSQRERSLSGDLERMFQKSFTVAKRVRTETDIGASAVSVAFAACTLARQIFESLADVNVLLVGAGETIELVSRHLREHRVKRMVIANRTRERAQALAEEVGADVITLAELDAYLPQADIVISSTASTLPIIGKGMMERTMKTRRNQPMLMVDIAVPRDIEPEVGRLPNIYLYSVDDLQAIIQHNLAQRKAAAIQAESIVQQECSEFMAWLRAQAAVDTIRDYRSQADRLREDMTAKALAAIQNGGDVDAIVQELAHRLTNRLIHAPTRSLQQAARDGDLERLQILRDSLGLN; translated from the coding sequence ATGACCCTGCTTGCGCTTGGCATCAATCATAAAACAGCACCAGTCTCTCTGCGGGAGCGCGTAGCGTTCTCTCCGGACAGACAGGGGCAGGCGCTGCACAGTCTGTTACAGCAACCGTTAGTTCAGGGCGGCGTGTTGCTTTCCACCTGCAACCGTACCGAACTCTATCTCAGCGTGGACGAGCAGGAAAACCGGCACGAGCAACTGATTGCCTGGCTGTGTGATTATCACCGGCTCAATCCTGAGGAAATCCGCAAAAATCTCTACTGGCATGAAGGCAACGCTGCTGTCAGTCATCTGATGCGCGTCGCCAGCGGGCTGGATTCGCTGGTGCTGGGTGAACCCCAGATTCTGGGGCAGGTCAAGAAAGCGTTTGCCGATTCTCAGCGCGAACGTTCGCTGTCCGGCGATCTGGAGCGCATGTTCCAGAAATCGTTTACCGTCGCCAAACGGGTGCGTACCGAAACCGATATCGGCGCCAGCGCGGTGTCGGTAGCGTTTGCCGCCTGTACGCTGGCGCGGCAGATCTTCGAATCTTTGGCCGACGTCAATGTGCTGCTGGTGGGCGCAGGCGAAACCATCGAGCTGGTGTCCCGCCATCTGCGCGAACACCGCGTGAAGCGGATGGTGATTGCCAACCGGACGCGCGAGCGCGCTCAGGCGCTGGCGGAAGAAGTGGGCGCCGACGTGATTACGCTGGCGGAACTGGATGCGTATTTGCCGCAGGCGGACATTGTCATCAGTTCCACCGCCAGTACGCTGCCCATCATCGGCAAAGGGATGATGGAGCGTACGATGAAAACCCGCCGTAATCAGCCGATGCTGATGGTGGATATCGCCGTTCCGCGCGACATCGAACCTGAAGTAGGGCGGCTGCCGAACATTTATCTGTATAGCGTCGACGACCTGCAGGCCATCATTCAGCACAATCTGGCGCAGCGCAAAGCGGCGGCCATTCAGGCTGAGTCCATCGTGCAGCAGGAGTGCTCGGAGTTCATGGCCTGGCTGCGCGCGCAGGCGGCGGTGGACACCATCCGCGATTATCGCTCTCAGGCGGATCGCCTGCGCGAGGACATGACCGCCAAAGCGCTGGCGGCGATACAGAATGGCGGCGATGTAGATGCCATCGTACAGGAACTGGCGCACCGGCTGACCAACCGCCTGATTCATGCTCCCACCCGGTCATTGCAACAGGCCGCCCGCGACGGCGATCTGGAGCGTTTGCAGATTTTGCGTGACAGCCTCGGTCTGAACTAG
- the prs gene encoding ribose-phosphate diphosphokinase — protein MPDMKLFAGNATPELAQRIANRLYTSLGDAAVGRFSDGEVSVQINENVRGGDIFIIQSTCAPTNDNLMELVVMVDALRRASAGRITAVIPYFGYARQDRRVRSARVPITAKVVADFLSSVGVDRVLTVDLHAEQIQGFFDVPVDNVFGSPILLEDMLQQNLDNPIVVSPDIGGVVRARAIAKLLNDTDMAIIDKRRPRANVSQVMHIIGDVAGRDCVLVDDMIDTGGTLCKAAEALKERGAKRVFAYATHPIFSGNAYENIKNSVIDEVIVCDTIPLSENIKSLPNVRTLTLSGMLAEAIRRISNEESISAMFEH, from the coding sequence GTGCCTGATATGAAGCTTTTTGCTGGTAACGCCACACCGGAACTAGCACAACGTATTGCCAACCGTTTGTACACCAGTCTGGGCGACGCTGCTGTTGGTCGTTTTAGCGACGGCGAAGTCAGCGTACAAATCAACGAAAATGTACGCGGTGGTGATATTTTCATCATCCAGTCGACCTGTGCTCCCACCAATGACAATCTGATGGAGCTGGTCGTTATGGTTGATGCCCTGCGCCGCGCTTCCGCAGGACGTATTACCGCTGTTATCCCCTACTTCGGCTATGCCCGTCAGGATCGCCGTGTGCGTTCCGCCCGTGTGCCGATTACCGCCAAAGTTGTGGCTGACTTCCTCTCCAGCGTCGGCGTTGACCGTGTCCTGACGGTGGATCTCCACGCCGAGCAGATTCAGGGGTTCTTCGACGTGCCGGTGGACAACGTGTTCGGCAGCCCGATCCTGTTGGAAGACATGTTGCAACAGAATCTGGACAACCCGATCGTCGTTTCTCCGGATATCGGCGGCGTGGTTCGCGCCCGCGCTATCGCCAAACTGCTGAACGATACCGATATGGCGATCATCGACAAGCGCCGCCCGCGCGCCAACGTCTCTCAGGTGATGCACATCATCGGTGACGTAGCCGGCCGCGACTGCGTGCTGGTCGACGACATGATCGACACCGGCGGCACCTTGTGCAAAGCGGCGGAAGCCCTGAAAGAGCGTGGCGCCAAACGCGTCTTCGCTTACGCCACCCATCCGATTTTCTCTGGCAACGCTTACGAGAACATCAAGAACTCTGTTATTGATGAAGTGATTGTCTGCGATACCATTCCGCTGTCAGAAAATATCAAATCGCTGCCTAACGTACGCACGCTGACCTTGTCAGGCATGCTGGCGGAAGCCATCCGCCGTATCAGCAACGAAGAATCCATTTCTGCGATGTTTGAGCACTAA
- the ychF gene encoding redox-regulated ATPase YchF, with amino-acid sequence MGFKCGIVGLPNVGKSTLFNALTKAGIEAANFPFCTIEPNTGVVPMPDLRLDQLAEIVKPQRTVPTTMEFVDIAGLVKGASKGEGLGNQFLTNIRETEAIGHVVRCFENDNIIHVSGKVNPADDIDTINTELALSDLDTCERALHRVQKKAKGGDKDAKIEQAALEKCLPQLEKAGMLRALDLSAEEKAAIRYLSFLTLKPTMYIANVNEDGFENNPYLDQVREIAAKEGSVVVPVCAAVESDIAELDDADREEFMAELGLEEPGLNRVIRAGYELLNLQTYFTAGVKEVRAWTIPVGATAPQAAGKIHTDFEKGFIRAQTIAFDDFITYKGEQGAKEAGKMRSEGKEYIVKDGDIMNFLFNV; translated from the coding sequence ATGGGATTCAAATGCGGTATCGTTGGGCTGCCTAACGTGGGTAAATCCACTCTGTTCAACGCGCTGACCAAAGCCGGCATCGAAGCGGCCAACTTTCCGTTTTGTACTATCGAGCCTAACACCGGCGTAGTGCCGATGCCGGACCTGCGCCTCGACCAGTTGGCCGAGATTGTCAAACCACAGCGTACCGTCCCCACCACCATGGAATTTGTGGATATCGCCGGTCTGGTAAAAGGCGCGTCCAAAGGCGAAGGTTTGGGCAACCAGTTCCTGACCAACATCCGTGAAACCGAAGCCATCGGCCACGTGGTGCGCTGTTTTGAAAACGACAACATCATCCACGTTTCGGGCAAGGTCAATCCGGCTGACGATATCGATACCATCAACACCGAGCTGGCGCTGTCGGATCTGGACACCTGTGAGCGTGCGCTGCACCGTGTACAAAAGAAAGCTAAAGGCGGCGATAAAGACGCCAAAATTGAACAAGCGGCGCTGGAAAAATGCCTGCCGCAGCTGGAAAAAGCCGGCATGCTGCGCGCACTGGACCTGAGTGCGGAAGAGAAAGCAGCCATTCGTTACCTGAGCTTCCTGACGTTGAAGCCAACCATGTACATCGCCAACGTCAACGAAGACGGCTTCGAGAACAACCCGTATCTGGATCAGGTGCGTGAAATCGCCGCCAAAGAAGGTTCTGTGGTTGTTCCCGTCTGTGCTGCCGTGGAATCGGACATCGCCGAGCTGGACGACGCCGATCGCGAAGAGTTTATGGCCGAGTTAGGTCTGGAAGAGCCGGGGCTGAACCGCGTGATCCGCGCCGGTTATGAGTTGCTTAACCTGCAAACCTACTTCACCGCCGGGGTGAAAGAAGTCCGCGCCTGGACCATCCCGGTCGGCGCCACTGCCCCGCAGGCGGCCGGTAAAATCCACACCGACTTCGAAAAAGGTTTTATCCGCGCCCAGACCATCGCCTTTGACGATTTCATCACGTACAAAGGTGAACAAGGCGCCAAAGAAGCCGGCAAAATGCGTTCAGAAGGGAAAGAATATATCGTTAAAGATGGCGATATTATGAACTTCTTGTTCAACGTCTAA
- the ispE gene encoding 4-(cytidine 5'-diphospho)-2-C-methyl-D-erythritol kinase, giving the protein MATACNRWPSPAKLNLFLYITGRRPDGYHNLQTLFQFLDYGDTLTITPRQDQHIVLSTPLPGVPDEQNLVVRAARQLQTYCQQAGLPFAGADIAVDKRLPMGGGLGGGSSNAATVLVALNQLWRCQIPVDTLAALGLKLGADVPVFVHGHAAFAEGVGEQLTPVSPPEKWYLVVHPGVSIPTPLIFADPDLTRDTPVRPLSQLLTQTFSNDCEAVARKRFREVEERLLWLLEYAPSRLTGTGACVFAEFDTESAARQVLNRAPEGLLHGFVARGVNVSPLQRRLSGQSKDC; this is encoded by the coding sequence ATGGCGACCGCATGCAATCGCTGGCCTTCCCCGGCCAAGCTGAATCTGTTTTTGTACATCACCGGCCGCCGCCCGGACGGATACCATAATCTGCAGACGCTGTTTCAGTTTCTGGATTACGGCGACACCCTGACCATCACCCCACGTCAGGATCAGCACATTGTGTTGTCGACGCCGTTGCCCGGCGTCCCCGATGAACAAAATCTGGTGGTTCGCGCCGCTCGCCAGTTGCAGACCTATTGTCAACAGGCGGGGTTACCGTTTGCCGGCGCCGACATCGCCGTCGACAAACGTCTGCCGATGGGCGGCGGTCTGGGCGGCGGTTCGTCAAACGCCGCTACCGTATTAGTGGCGCTGAACCAGTTGTGGCGCTGCCAGATACCGGTCGACACGCTGGCCGCACTGGGCCTGAAGCTGGGAGCGGATGTCCCGGTATTCGTGCATGGGCACGCCGCGTTCGCCGAAGGCGTGGGAGAACAGCTGACCCCCGTGTCGCCGCCGGAAAAATGGTATCTGGTGGTTCATCCCGGCGTCAGCATTCCGACCCCGCTCATCTTTGCCGATCCGGATTTGACGCGAGATACGCCGGTACGCCCGCTGTCACAATTACTGACACAAACTTTCAGCAACGATTGTGAAGCCGTCGCAAGAAAACGTTTTCGTGAGGTTGAAGAGCGACTTTTATGGCTGTTAGAATACGCACCGTCGCGCCTGACCGGCACCGGCGCTTGCGTGTTTGCCGAATTCGACACCGAGTCCGCCGCTCGTCAGGTGCTAAACCGGGCCCCGGAAGGATTATTGCATGGCTTTGTTGCGCGTGGTGTTAACGTTTCCCCGCTGCAACGGCGGCTTTCCGGGCAATCTAAGGATTGCTAA
- a CDS encoding LysR family transcriptional regulator: MSQDNNFDGLQEFLAISKRLSIRKAALDLGKTPGAISLALQKLEHRLGVLLFHRTTRKMALTEAGKNLLLKIEPAARAIATSLEDTIQSSRAPAGTLRLIVERLALPHVIEPLLPAFRQAWPNVNLDITVSNRHNNFISEGYDAGILIGSYIEQDMIAIRLSKPFQWAVFGSPAYFKAKGKPNITSDLVHHECIRFRRPEKGDIYRWEFIENNETVRIDPAGPITVNDGELMRSLAVKGVGLIYSSTFHTSRELAMGTLEPALLDSSPGNDGLFLYFSKAGRNQPKLRAFIDICSRTMNI; encoded by the coding sequence ATGAGCCAGGACAATAACTTTGATGGATTGCAGGAATTTCTAGCCATCTCGAAAAGGCTCAGTATCCGGAAAGCGGCTCTTGATCTTGGCAAAACACCGGGGGCCATCAGCCTGGCGCTACAGAAACTGGAACACCGTCTCGGCGTACTGCTCTTTCATAGAACAACCCGCAAAATGGCACTGACAGAAGCAGGAAAAAACCTGCTTTTGAAGATTGAACCTGCCGCGCGTGCAATTGCAACCAGCCTTGAAGATACCATTCAGTCGTCCAGAGCGCCTGCCGGCACATTGCGGTTGATTGTGGAACGCCTGGCCTTACCGCATGTCATCGAGCCTCTACTGCCCGCATTTCGTCAGGCGTGGCCAAATGTAAACCTGGACATTACCGTCAGTAATCGTCACAACAATTTTATTTCTGAAGGTTATGATGCCGGTATTTTGATCGGTTCATACATTGAGCAGGATATGATTGCAATTAGGCTTTCCAAACCTTTCCAATGGGCCGTTTTTGGATCACCCGCCTATTTCAAAGCAAAGGGGAAGCCCAACATTACCAGCGATCTTGTTCATCATGAATGCATCCGGTTTCGTCGCCCGGAAAAAGGCGATATTTACCGTTGGGAGTTTATTGAGAACAATGAAACAGTACGAATTGATCCGGCTGGCCCTATTACTGTCAACGATGGCGAGCTTATGCGTAGCCTTGCCGTTAAAGGGGTTGGACTCATTTATTCTTCTACGTTTCATACTTCGCGCGAACTGGCAATGGGAACGCTGGAGCCTGCGCTGCTTGACAGTTCTCCAGGCAATGATGGTCTTTTTCTCTACTTTTCCAAAGCGGGCAGAAATCAACCCAAGCTGCGTGCCTTTATCGATATATGCTCACGTACAATGAATATTTGA
- the ychH gene encoding stress-induced protein YchH has translation MKRRNAVMVGNAFMGLGMLLMIAGIAYSIANQLPELNLPGSLYYIELLAIFAGAILWLAGARIGGRENVTDRYWWLKHFDKRCRRERHL, from the coding sequence ATGAAACGTAGAAATGCTGTGATGGTAGGCAACGCATTTATGGGATTAGGTATGTTGCTTATGATTGCCGGAATAGCCTATTCGATTGCCAATCAGCTGCCTGAATTGAATTTGCCGGGTTCGCTCTATTATATAGAACTGCTGGCTATTTTTGCCGGTGCTATTCTGTGGCTGGCCGGCGCGCGTATTGGTGGGCGGGAAAACGTGACGGATCGTTATTGGTGGCTGAAGCACTTTGATAAGCGCTGCCGCCGCGAACGGCATCTATAA
- the lolB gene encoding lipoprotein insertase outer membrane protein LolB translates to MPNNPVRALRLLPLASVLLTACTLTQPTLPGKKPTSPEWREHEQKVQNLTNYQTRGSFAYISDRKKLYARFFWQQFSPQRYRLLLTSPLGSTELELQAGANSVQITDGQGKRYVGKDAQYMVQQLTGMAIPLDNLRQWMLGLPGDAQDFALDERALLRSVNYQQGDQHWSVSYQSYTDSPLPLPQSLELTQGEQRIKLKMDNWTTQ, encoded by the coding sequence ATGCCCAATAATCCCGTTCGCGCCTTACGGTTACTGCCTTTGGCGAGTGTGTTACTGACTGCCTGTACCCTGACGCAGCCCACCTTGCCGGGTAAAAAACCGACCTCTCCCGAGTGGCGCGAGCATGAGCAAAAAGTGCAGAATCTGACCAACTATCAGACCCGCGGCTCATTCGCCTATATTTCCGATAGGAAAAAGCTGTATGCCCGTTTCTTCTGGCAGCAATTTTCGCCGCAGCGTTACCGTCTGCTGCTGACCAGCCCGCTGGGCAGTACCGAACTGGAACTGCAGGCCGGCGCGAACAGCGTTCAAATTACCGACGGTCAGGGCAAGCGCTATGTGGGTAAAGACGCGCAATACATGGTTCAGCAGCTAACCGGCATGGCTATTCCGCTCGATAATTTGCGCCAGTGGATGCTCGGCCTGCCGGGCGACGCGCAGGATTTCGCACTGGATGAGCGCGCCCTGCTGCGCAGCGTAAACTATCAGCAGGGCGACCAGCACTGGAGCGTGTCCTATCAGTCCTATACCGATAGTCCGCTGCCGTTGCCGCAAAGCCTGGAACTGACGCAGGGCGAGCAGCGCATCAAACTGAAAATGGACAACTGGACGACGCAATAA
- the prmC gene encoding peptide chain release factor N(5)-glutamine methyltransferase — protein MNYQHWLKQAAARLQGSDSPKRDAEILLEHVTGKRRTFLLAFGETALTDEEIPVLEALLARRATGEPIAYLVGQREFWSLPLAVSPATLIPRPDTECLVEQALAHLPTGASSVLDLGTGTGAIALAIAHERPDCQVVGIDRQPDAVALASHNASQLGIANARFLPGDWFSPLDGQRFALIVSNPPYIDEHDPHLSRGDVRFEPASALVAGEAGLADLRQIIRQAGAFLLDNGWLLLEHGWQQGEAVRSLLTQYGFVQVKTCRDYGDNERVTLGQWPAGATCVC, from the coding sequence ATGAATTATCAGCACTGGCTGAAACAGGCGGCGGCCCGGCTGCAGGGCAGTGACAGCCCGAAACGAGACGCCGAGATCCTACTGGAACATGTGACCGGTAAACGCCGTACGTTTCTGCTGGCTTTTGGTGAAACCGCTTTAACCGACGAAGAGATCCCGGTGCTTGAAGCCTTGCTGGCGCGTCGCGCCACCGGCGAGCCGATTGCCTATCTGGTCGGGCAGCGGGAGTTTTGGTCGCTGCCGCTGGCCGTATCGCCCGCGACGCTGATCCCGCGGCCGGATACCGAGTGTCTGGTCGAGCAGGCGCTGGCGCATTTACCCACCGGTGCCTCATCTGTGCTGGATTTGGGCACCGGCACCGGGGCGATTGCGCTGGCGATTGCGCATGAGCGACCGGATTGTCAGGTGGTGGGGATTGATCGCCAGCCCGACGCGGTAGCGTTGGCCAGTCATAATGCCAGCCAGTTGGGGATCGCCAACGCCCGGTTTTTGCCGGGAGACTGGTTTTCGCCGCTGGATGGACAACGTTTCGCTCTGATTGTCAGCAATCCACCGTACATCGACGAGCATGACCCGCATTTGTCGCGCGGCGATGTGCGCTTCGAGCCTGCCAGCGCGCTGGTGGCGGGAGAGGCGGGGCTGGCCGATTTACGGCAGATTATCCGGCAGGCGGGGGCATTTTTGCTGGATAACGGCTGGTTGCTGCTGGAACATGGCTGGCAGCAGGGCGAGGCGGTACGGTCATTACTGACGCAGTACGGTTTTGTGCAGGTGAAAACCTGCCGCGATTATGGCGATAATGAGCGGGTGACGCTGGGGCAATGGCCCGCTGGGGCGACCTGCGTGTGTTGA
- the prfA gene encoding peptide chain release factor 1, which translates to MKSSIVAKLEALQERHEEVQALLGEPSVIADMDRFRALSREYAQLTDITRCFQRWQQTQDDLATAELMLDDPEMRDLAQDELKAAKAASEELEQQLQVLLLPKDPDDERGCFLEIRAGTGGDEAALFAGDLFRMYSRYAESRRWKIEIMSANDGEHGGYKEMIAKVVGDGAYGQLKFESGGHRVQRVPATESQGRIHTSACTVAVMPEVPEAELPDINPSDLKIDTFRSSGAGGQHVNTTDSAIRITHLPTGIVVECQDERSQHKNKAKALSVLAARIRAAEMKKRQQEEASTRRNLLGSGDRSDRIRTYNFPQGRVTDHRINLTLYRLDEAMEGKLDMLIQPIVQEYQADQLAALAEQDQ; encoded by the coding sequence ATGAAGTCTTCTATTGTTGCCAAACTGGAAGCGTTACAAGAGCGCCATGAAGAAGTGCAGGCGCTGCTGGGAGAACCCAGCGTGATTGCCGATATGGACCGTTTCCGGGCGTTGTCCCGCGAGTACGCGCAACTTACCGACATTACCCGTTGCTTTCAGCGCTGGCAGCAGACGCAGGACGATCTTGCCACGGCCGAACTGATGCTGGATGACCCCGAAATGCGCGATTTGGCGCAGGACGAACTGAAAGCGGCCAAAGCGGCCAGCGAAGAACTGGAACAGCAACTGCAGGTGTTGCTGCTGCCGAAGGATCCGGATGATGAACGCGGTTGTTTCCTCGAAATCCGCGCCGGCACCGGTGGCGATGAAGCCGCGCTGTTTGCCGGCGATCTGTTCCGTATGTACAGCCGTTATGCCGAATCCCGTCGCTGGAAGATTGAAATCATGAGCGCAAACGACGGCGAACACGGCGGCTATAAAGAGATGATTGCCAAGGTGGTGGGCGACGGCGCCTACGGCCAGTTGAAATTCGAGTCCGGCGGTCACCGGGTGCAACGCGTGCCGGCCACCGAGTCGCAGGGGCGTATCCATACCTCCGCCTGTACCGTCGCGGTCATGCCGGAAGTGCCGGAAGCGGAACTGCCGGATATCAACCCTTCCGATCTGAAAATCGATACCTTCCGCTCCTCCGGCGCGGGTGGGCAGCACGTCAACACTACCGATTCCGCTATCCGTATCACCCATCTGCCGACCGGCATTGTGGTGGAGTGTCAGGATGAGCGTTCACAGCACAAGAACAAAGCCAAAGCGTTGTCGGTGCTGGCGGCCCGCATTCGCGCCGCGGAAATGAAAAAACGTCAGCAGGAAGAAGCCTCAACCCGGCGTAACTTGTTGGGCAGCGGCGACCGTTCCGACCGTATCCGCACCTATAACTTTCCGCAGGGAAGGGTGACCGATCACCGCATCAACCTGACGCTCTACCGGCTGGACGAAGCGATGGAAGGCAAACTGGATATGTTGATTCAGCCTATCGTGCAGGAATATCAGGCGGATCAACTGGCGGCGCTGGCCGAGCAGGATCAATGA